The DNA sequence CCGGAGGAAATCAAAAGCATTGCCACGATTCCTACAGCAAGAATAATCAATAACACAGGACCAAGTGTTGCCATTATGGTAATCAATCCTGCCAACGTTACAAATCCACTGCATGCTTTTGAAACACCGGTAATCATATTTGCAACAGCATCCTGATTATTAATGGAGAATACAGCACGTTCTTTTAAATCCAGATAATAAGGATCTTCCAGATAGGAATACTCCAGATTCATAATCTTTTCTGCCATAATCTTATTCATGGTATATTTCACATATGTTTCCTTTTTCGTCATAATACATTTCCATGTATTAGAAAGTAATGTCATTCCCACATTATTTATTACAATAAGTGTTCCAAAGAAAATCAGAGTTTCGACTTCTTTTTCTCCCAATAATTCATCAATCAAATATTTTGGCAGAATTACATTTAAAAATAACTTTGCTCCATCGGTCAATGCAGATGCCAATAACAGAAAAATATATCCGGGAGACACCTTCCATACAAGTGTAAAAAAGTGCATTAATTTCTTCATACTGCTTCTGCCTCCTCCTGATAATATTTTCCCTGTACCGTAAACATCTCATAATAACTTCCATGACGTTCCATCAGTTCCTCATGGGTTCCATATTCTTTCAATCCATCACGGTCAAATAATGCAATTTTATCACAGAATCTGGTGCTTGCCAGACGATGTGAAATATATACCGCTGTTTTTCCTTCCACCAGACTACTAAAACTTTCGTATATCTCTGCTTCTGCCAACGCATCCAGCGCAGCCGTAGGTTCATCCATAATTACCATAGCTGCATTTTTATAAAGTCCTCTGGCAATGGACAGTTTCTGACGTTCTCCTCCGGAAAAATCCGTTCCATTTTCATCAATGACCTTAAGCATCATTTGATCCATACCTTTTTCAAATCCCTGTACTTTTTCCCAAAGGCCAACTTTATCTAACGCCTCTTTTACCCGTTCTTCATCGACACCTTCTGACTTACATGCTACATTTTCCCGAATGGTAAATGCCAGAATATTAACATCCTGAAATACTGCTGAATACAAGTCATACAAATCTCTTTTTCCATATTCCTTTATATCTATACCATTAATATAAATATGACCTTCTGTCGGTTCAAACAAGCCTGTCATCAGTTTTACTAAAGTTGACTTACCTGCACCATTGATTCCTACAATTGCAAGACGTTCTCCCTTATGTATTGTAAAATTCAAATCCGTAAATATATTATTTTCTGTATTTGGGTAACGGAAACTTACGTGTTCAAATACGATTTCCAACGTTCCTTCCGGCTTTGGCGCGCTTCCTCCGTTTTCTGTTAATGGTTCATCCATAAGTCGGAAAAAGTCTCCTACATATTGTCCCTGATTGATGATAAAAGTAATATCTTCTCCAAAATCAAGCATAGATGCCATTAAACTGGTAATTGCAGAAATATACATGGTAAACGAACTAATTGGCATTCCTTGATACGCCTGCTGAATTAATATTCCATACATCACCACATTGGTAAGCAGCAACGTAACTATTCCTGCTATTCCAAGCAAATATTCTCTTCCGGCAATTTTTCCTTTTAATACTGTCAATGCCTTAATTTCATCCTGATAATTCTTTAAAATACGATCCCGAAAATTGTAAATACGTATATCCTTTCCAAAAGAAAAGTCATGCGTAGTTTTATAGTAATAATTAATTTTTCTAGATGCCTTTGCTTCTTCTTCTTTTTTAGAATAACTGTAATTGTGACTCATGCGAGACACCCACATGGTTACAAATACATGAATCACCAATACCAGTAAAATCCATGGATTTAAAGTTCCTGCCAATAGAAACATTCCAATAATCGTAATCAGCTTCGCCGGCAATTGAAATAACCGGTTGGACATTCCTTCAATTCCCTCGTTATTATTATTTCCCGCATTTAATGCTTTTTCATTTTTTTCAAAAAACTTAGAGTCCTCTGCATACTTATAATCCATGGTTGTCAGCTTACGAAAAGTATCTCCCAAATAATGTATACGAATTCTCATATTATGCACGGAAATAACTTGTCTAAAATAACTGACTAAAAATCCTAAGATACCGGCTACTACAAAATACCCAGCCATCGCTAACAACAAATTTTTTCCTGCAGCATCCTTTTCCTTCTCTAAGATTCCAATCGCTATTTTCGGTAAAAATACCGCCAAAAACGGATAAATTGCCGCTGCAATGGTAAACACAGCAATCCTTCCAAACTGCTTTTTATCTCTTTTCCCCATATTTACAAGCAAACGCTTTATCACGGGAAAAGTCTTGTACTTCTTTTCTTCTTTCATAAATTCCTCCTGATTTTTTATTTGCAATCTATTCTTCTATGATAAGAATGGTTCCTTCATTCCCATTTGGTACCGGCTCACTTAAAACACCGGATTTCATTCCTTCTTCGATTAACATTCCAATCATCTGCGCGCCAACCATAGCTACCATCATTTTATAATCAGAAAGCAAATGTTTTGGCACAATTTTCTTTATCTTTTTTGCAAGATTTCTGTGTGCTTCTTCCAAGATTGCCTCATTCTTTCCTATAAATTTCTCGGCAATCTTCTTCATTTGTTCATGGGTCTTCTTTGGCACCGTTACAATGCCGGGATATAATATATCATCCTTTCTCACCAAATACCCATCGGCAATTGCCTTCGCCGCATGCTCTTTTTCTTTTTCTGTAAGACTTTTCACCGGAAGACCTTTTGCTGCCCGTATGGTCAGAAGTAACTTTTGATTCATTGCAATATTTTCTCCACAATGAAACTTTGCTTTCACACGTTTCCCATAAATATTTAGAAAATTTACTTTCTGATAACCACAAACATTTCGCGCCTCAATTTCATCTGATCCATAAAGCAATCCTTGCATCTCTTCTTCCTCTCGTTTTCGTTTCGATGCAATTCCCATAGCAATATACGATTTGTTTTCAACGATAACATCCTGAAAAAATTCTTTTTCCATTATATCAATATACTTCTGTTGCATGATTTGCACTACAAACCAGGTAATCATCGTCCAAAAAATATACGGCAGTTCAAATTTTTGTCCCCAATATTCTAGTTTTAAAATCTCTTCTCCATGTACCTTTAAAAAATCTTTTAGCTGCCCTGCCATCTTGTTAATTTCGTGTTCCACACTATTTAATATTTCCTGTGCTTCTTCTTCCTTCAAAACTATAATGTTTGATATGTATTGGTCTTTTCCAACTTTTTTCACCAACCCATATGTACCATTTTCCCCTTTACAAAGAATTTCCAGTTCATCCTCTATATAGACCAAAGGCACTCCTAATTTTTTTGCAAAATCCATCGGACGGCATTCCTTTTTCCTGCACAAATACAGCACCATCTGGGATAACACGCGTTCTGCCTTTGAAGAAGGATCATTTCCTACAGGGTTCCCGGTTCCCTCAAAATTAATATAAACAGGTTTTAATAATACCGGCATTTCGTTTTCCTCTCTTTGTTCTATTTCACTCTTTATGGTATTTCTGGCTGCAAACAATCTTTGTTTTACGGTAGTCTCTGAAATTCCAAGGTTTTCTGCAATCTCAGAAATCTTCTTTTCCTCCAGATAATACTGAACCATTACCTCCCGGTATATCTTTCCCAGAAAGGCAATCCGGCGTATAATATCTTCCATCTGTTCCTTTTCCTGATTATCTGTCAGATACTCTTCCACCGGATTCACCTGAATCAGCGGAAGTTGTTCAAATTCCTCCTGAGTTACAACCAGCGTCTGCTGCTTTCTTCTTTTCTCACAGAAATCCGCATAAACATTGTGAGCCACCCTCCAACAAAAAGGCTCAAACTTTTCAATTTTGCTACCTCGTTGGATAGACTTCACCAGTTGTACCATAATCTCTGAGCACAAATCCTCTGCCTCATGATGATTCTGACATCTGGCATAGGAAAATCCATAGAGTTTTTCCAGTAATTCCTGATTTAACCTCTCTAATAATTCTTTCGTATGCATACTTTTTCTTCCTAAAAATATTTTTCACACTTATATAGTCGGTATTTTTTCCAATTGGTTAGGTGAAATATAAAAAAAGATGAAAAAATGTTTGCATCCTCGCATTTTTCCACCTTTTTTTACTACCAGTTGCAATATTTTTCGTAAGTTTTAAAGAAACTATCTGTGGTAATCTCTTTATCCGTTTCTATCTCTACTTCTTCCCAGACTTCTTCATTGAACTCAGCAGGAAGTTCCTCTAAAAACTCACTATAGACATCATCAAATGCTTCTTTTCTCCGCTGTTCCAAAATCACAGATTTATTAGCATCTGTCAATTCCTGATTATAGTTATTGATACATTTAATGAAATACCAACCATTATCTGCTGCAATTTTTCCGCTTATCTGTTCGTTTTCCAAGGAAAATACTACTTCTTCCACTTCCTTTGGCACATCATTTCTTCCGAAAGCGACTTCTATCTCAGAAGCCTCATTGTAAGTCCCCGCCAGAGACATAAAATCGACTCCACTATTAATCTGATTTTGAATTTCATTTGCCTTATTCTCATCTGTAACATAAATCCGGGCGGCTTCCATCACTCTCGCATCATCATCACTAACCTCTGCATTAACGTCTCCTGTCAGAAAAGTATACAGCTTATTTGCCAGACCATATCGACTATACAATTTTTCAATATCGCTTTCTGACACATGCATGTATTCCTTTTCGGTATCATTCAAAGAATCATAGTAAGCCTTCGCTGCTTCTTTTACTTTTGACTGCTCCTCTTCCGTTAAAGAAATCTCCTTTTCTGCTGCCAGAAAATCCATTGCCATAATCTGCGCAAGCTGGGATACTGTAATATCCTTTACATAGCTCTCTAACTCATTATTTTTAAACTTATGCTTCCAAAGGTTCACGCCATACATATTTGCATAAATATTCTGATAGTTTGCAAGAAATACTCTTGCCTCAGACAGCGTACACACTTCATCCTTTATCTTAAATACTTCATTTCCACTAAAACCGGAATTTACCACAACCTCAGTATTTCCCAGCTTACAACCGCTGACTGTCATACTCATAAGAAGTACTACCGCCAATGCTCTTGCTTTGTTCTTTCTTCTCATTCGCCTCTCCCGTTTCTTTTACTTTTCCATTTTTGCCAAAATACTTCTTGCCACACTGATTCCATTAGCAGATGCCTGCTGCAGACCTCTCGTAACAGAAGCTCCATCTCCAATGGCACGCAGTCCTTTTACATTTGTTTCAAAGTCTTTGTTTACCACTACTTTGTTTGAATAAAATTTCACTTCCACTCCATACAGCAAGGTCTCATCACTGGCAATTCCCGGTGTCACCTTATCCAGTGCCATAATCATCTCTTCAATATCTACCATAATACGATGTGGAAATACCAAAGATAAGTCTCCCGGTACTGCATCTTTCAATGTAGGAATTAAATTATTCCGGCAAAGACGTTCTTCTGTGGTTCTTCTTCCTCTTCGAAAATCTCCAAAAGTTTGCACCAGTATTTTTCCATCACAAAGCATGTTAGACAACTGTGCAATCTGTTTTCCATACTCAATCGGCGTCTTAAATGGTTTTGTAAAATTCTTGGATACCAATAATGCAAAATTGGTATTATTGGTCTTTAAATCCTGTGACTTGTACGCGTGACCATTTACCACTGCAAGACCGTTGTCATAATATTCAGTCGCCACCTCACCGGACGGATTCGTACAAAAGGTTCTAACTTTATCATCAAAAGTAGGCGTATGATAAACCAACTTGGCTTCATACAAATTCTTATTTAGAAATTCCATAATTTCATCACGGACTTCTACTCTTACTCCAATGTCCACCGTTCCTACCTTTGTTTCAATCTCATTTTCTTTACATACATGGCTGAACCAGTCAGCACCTTCTCGGCCTACCGCACAAATAACCTCGTTTGCAAAATAAGTTTCACCCTGTTCTGTAATAACGCCTTTTGCTTCTCCATTTTCAACTATTAGCCGCTGCACCATAGTACGAAACTTCATCTCTACTCCATGCTCTAACAAATATTCCTGTAAACGGCTGTATATTTTATAGCCCTCTTCTGTACCAAGATGACGAATAGGACATTCTATCAGTTTTAAATTCGCATTGATGGCTTTTCTACGGATTTCACGAATTTCCGTTTCCTTATCCACACCATAGACCTTAGCATCTGCACCAAACTTCAGATAAATATCGTCCGACTCATGAATCAAATCCACCGTTTCTTCATATCCTAAAATCTCAGGCAGATTTCCTCCCACATCCGGGGAAAGGGAAAGTTTTCCATCCGAAAATGCTCCTGCCCCAGCAAATCCTGTTGTAATAGAACACGGTTGACATCCCACGCATACCTTAGTCTTACGCTTCGGACATTGACGTTCTTCTATTCTTCTCCCCTTTTCTATCATCAAAACCTTTAAATCCGGTTTTTTATTCATGAGCTCATAAGCGCAGAAAATTCCGGACGGACCTGCACCTACAATAATAATGTCATATTCTCTCATAGCGATTCTCCTATCCTTCGACTACCAGAAATCTGCCATCCGGCAGAGCAAATACCTCCGCAGCTTCTTTCAGCTCCTCATTGCTCAGCTCTCCAATATCGGCTCCTTCATCTTCAAAAAAAGCTCTGACTTCCTTTATATTTTTACATACTACTGCCATGCAGTCTTCTAAAAACTCTTCTGCCTCTTCTATATCTTCCAAAATATTCTTTCCAAAAAGCTGTGATTGATGCTCAAAAAAATACGTTACACATTCTTTATCGTATTGGTTCATGAGAAAACCTCCTCTTAACATTCATTCTCAATTGCATTCGCTCATTCTATGATAGTATGAATTCTATAAAATTTCAATGCCTGATTTTACCAGATTCTGGTACACCAATGCTACCGGGAGTCCTACTACATTATTATAGTCTCCCGTAATCTTTTCTATATAAATGGCACACTTGCCCTGAATCCCATAGGCTCCTGCCTTATCCATAGGCTCTCCGGTTGCCACATATGCCTGAATCTGCTGTTCTGTCATTTGATACATCGTTACCTTTGTTTCTGCGAAAAAAGACTGTTTTTCACTTTTCCCGTTCCTTTTTATGATAAGTGTCACTCCGGTGAATACACTATGGGTATTACCGGAAAGCATCTGAAGCATTCTGACCGCATCTGCTTCATCCTTCGGCTTTCCAAGAATCTTATTTTCATATGCCACTACTGTATCTGCACCTAAAATCACAATCTCCGATTCTTCCTCATAATGCCCAGCCACTTCTTCCGCCTTTTGAGCAGAAAGCTCCATCACTACCTGCTCCGGTATAGTGCTTGTAATAACCTCTTCTCCCTTTGCCGGAAGTATTTCAAATTCTGCTCCAATCTGTTCTAATAATTCTTTTCTCCGGGGCGAACCGGAGGCTAAAATCAATCTGCTCTTCATCTGTTCAATCCTCTATACTTTATTTTTTATAACTCCACTACCTGATTGAGACAAAAAGAATATAACAACTGTTCCTTCACTCGTTTTCCGGTAGCTCTTTCTATAGCACACTTATATAACTCAATTTGTGCCCGATATCGTTCTGCCAGTTCTTGCCCTGTTTTGACTCTGTCTGTCTTATAATCCAGTAACACCATTTCAC is a window from the Roseburia sp. 499 genome containing:
- a CDS encoding NAD(P)/FAD-dependent oxidoreductase — its product is MREYDIIIVGAGPSGIFCAYELMNKKPDLKVLMIEKGRRIEERQCPKRKTKVCVGCQPCSITTGFAGAGAFSDGKLSLSPDVGGNLPEILGYEETVDLIHESDDIYLKFGADAKVYGVDKETEIREIRRKAINANLKLIECPIRHLGTEEGYKIYSRLQEYLLEHGVEMKFRTMVQRLIVENGEAKGVITEQGETYFANEVICAVGREGADWFSHVCKENEIETKVGTVDIGVRVEVRDEIMEFLNKNLYEAKLVYHTPTFDDKVRTFCTNPSGEVATEYYDNGLAVVNGHAYKSQDLKTNNTNFALLVSKNFTKPFKTPIEYGKQIAQLSNMLCDGKILVQTFGDFRRGRRTTEERLCRNNLIPTLKDAVPGDLSLVFPHRIMVDIEEMIMALDKVTPGIASDETLLYGVEVKFYSNKVVVNKDFETNVKGLRAIGDGASVTRGLQQASANGISVARSILAKMEK
- a CDS encoding Maf family protein, which codes for MKSRLILASGSPRRKELLEQIGAEFEILPAKGEEVITSTIPEQVVMELSAQKAEEVAGHYEEESEIVILGADTVVAYENKILGKPKDEADAVRMLQMLSGNTHSVFTGVTLIIKRNGKSEKQSFFAETKVTMYQMTEQQIQAYVATGEPMDKAGAYGIQGKCAIYIEKITGDYNNVVGLPVALVYQNLVKSGIEIL
- a CDS encoding ABC transporter ATP-binding protein, with product MKEEKKYKTFPVIKRLLVNMGKRDKKQFGRIAVFTIAAAIYPFLAVFLPKIAIGILEKEKDAAGKNLLLAMAGYFVVAGILGFLVSYFRQVISVHNMRIRIHYLGDTFRKLTTMDYKYAEDSKFFEKNEKALNAGNNNNEGIEGMSNRLFQLPAKLITIIGMFLLAGTLNPWILLVLVIHVFVTMWVSRMSHNYSYSKKEEEAKASRKINYYYKTTHDFSFGKDIRIYNFRDRILKNYQDEIKALTVLKGKIAGREYLLGIAGIVTLLLTNVVMYGILIQQAYQGMPISSFTMYISAITSLMASMLDFGEDITFIINQGQYVGDFFRLMDEPLTENGGSAPKPEGTLEIVFEHVSFRYPNTENNIFTDLNFTIHKGERLAIVGINGAGKSTLVKLMTGLFEPTEGHIYINGIDIKEYGKRDLYDLYSAVFQDVNILAFTIRENVACKSEGVDEERVKEALDKVGLWEKVQGFEKGMDQMMLKVIDENGTDFSGGERQKLSIARGLYKNAAMVIMDEPTAALDALAEAEIYESFSSLVEGKTAVYISHRLASTRFCDKIALFDRDGLKEYGTHEELMERHGSYYEMFTVQGKYYQEEAEAV
- a CDS encoding glyoxalase, translating into MNQYDKECVTYFFEHQSQLFGKNILEDIEEAEEFLEDCMAVVCKNIKEVRAFFEDEGADIGELSNEELKEAAEVFALPDGRFLVVEG
- a CDS encoding RNA polymerase sigma factor, whose translation is MHTKELLERLNQELLEKLYGFSYARCQNHHEAEDLCSEIMVQLVKSIQRGSKIEKFEPFCWRVAHNVYADFCEKRRKQQTLVVTQEEFEQLPLIQVNPVEEYLTDNQEKEQMEDIIRRIAFLGKIYREVMVQYYLEEKKISEIAENLGISETTVKQRLFAARNTIKSEIEQREENEMPVLLKPVYINFEGTGNPVGNDPSSKAERVLSQMVLYLCRKKECRPMDFAKKLGVPLVYIEDELEILCKGENGTYGLVKKVGKDQYISNIIVLKEEEAQEILNSVEHEINKMAGQLKDFLKVHGEEILKLEYWGQKFELPYIFWTMITWFVVQIMQQKYIDIMEKEFFQDVIVENKSYIAMGIASKRKREEEEMQGLLYGSDEIEARNVCGYQKVNFLNIYGKRVKAKFHCGENIAMNQKLLLTIRAAKGLPVKSLTEKEKEHAAKAIADGYLVRKDDILYPGIVTVPKKTHEQMKKIAEKFIGKNEAILEEAHRNLAKKIKKIVPKHLLSDYKMMVAMVGAQMIGMLIEEGMKSGVLSEPVPNGNEGTILIIEE
- a CDS encoding peptidylprolyl isomerase, giving the protein MRRKNKARALAVVLLMSMTVSGCKLGNTEVVVNSGFSGNEVFKIKDEVCTLSEARVFLANYQNIYANMYGVNLWKHKFKNNELESYVKDITVSQLAQIMAMDFLAAEKEISLTEEEQSKVKEAAKAYYDSLNDTEKEYMHVSESDIEKLYSRYGLANKLYTFLTGDVNAEVSDDDARVMEAARIYVTDENKANEIQNQINSGVDFMSLAGTYNEASEIEVAFGRNDVPKEVEEVVFSLENEQISGKIAADNGWYFIKCINNYNQELTDANKSVILEQRRKEAFDDVYSEFLEELPAEFNEEVWEEVEIETDKEITTDSFFKTYEKYCNW